One Cervus canadensis isolate Bull #8, Minnesota chromosome 1, ASM1932006v1, whole genome shotgun sequence genomic window carries:
- the C1H12orf76 gene encoding uncharacterized protein C12orf76 homolog, which yields MLRSVWQWLCVGLCGLLLGQAEAPTPVEPPERSRPYAVLRGQNLVLMGTIFSLLLVTVILMAFCVYKPIRRR from the exons ATGCTGCGTTCAGTGTGGCAGTGGCTTTGCGTTGGACTGTGCGGCCTCCTGCTGGGACAGGCGGAGGCCCCGACCCCCGTGGAGCCTCCAGAGCGGAGCCGGCCGTATGCGGTGCTGCGTGGGCAGAACCTGG TGTTGATGGGAACCATCTTCAGCCTCCTGCTGGTGACCGTGATCCTCATGGCATTCTGCGTCTACAAGCCCATTCGGCGCCGGTGA
- the ANKRD13A gene encoding ankyrin repeat domain-containing protein 13A, translating into MSSPHDASGDFPLHLLVWNNDYRQLEKELRDQNVEALDPRGRTLLHLAVSLGHLESARVLLRHKADVTKENREGWTVLHEAVSTGDPEMVYTVLQHRDFHNTSMALEGVPELLQKILEAPDFYVQMKWEFTSWVPLVSRICPNDVCRIWKSGAKLRVDITLLGFENMSWIRGRRSFIFKGEDNWAELMEVNHDDKVVTTEHFDLSQEMERLTLDLMKPKSREVERRLTSPVINTSLDTKNIAFERTKSGFWGWRTDKAEVVNGYEAKVYTVNNVSVITKIRTEHLTEEEKKRYKADRNPLESLLGTVEHQFGAQGDLTTECATAHNPTAITPDEYFNEEFDLKDRDIGRPKELTIRTQKFKAMLWMCEEFPLSLVEQVVPIIDLMARTSAHFARLRDFIKLEFPPGFPIKIEIPLFHVLNARITFGNVNGCSTAEETVSQHVEGTQPDSASPLTNFEVDQSVFEIPESYHVQDNGRNVHLQDEDYEIMQFAIQQSLLESSRSQELSGPASNGGISQAHAYDAQYERAIQESLLSSSEGLGSGTSSETSRFDSDLQLAMELSAKELEERELRLREEEAELQQVLQLSLTEK; encoded by the exons AACGTGGAGGCCCTGGATCCTCGAGGTCGTACCTTGTTGCATCTTGCTGTTTCTTTGGGACATTTGGAATCTGCGAGAGTCCTGCTTCGACATAAAGCAGATGTGACAAAGGAAAATCGCGAGGGTTGGACAG TTTTGCACGAGGCTGTGAGCACCGGTGACCCCGAGATGGTGTACACAGTCCTTCAGCATCGGGACTTCCACAACACGTCCATGGCCCTTGAGGGAGTTCCGGAGTTGCTCCAGAAAATTCTCGAG GCTCCGGATTTTTACGTGCAGATGAAATGGGAATTCACCAGCTGGG TGCCCTTGGTTTCCCGAATATGCCCGAATGATGTCTGTCGCATCTGGAAAAGCGGTGCCAAACTGCGTGTGGATATCACGCTGCTGGGCTTTGAGAACATGAGCTGGATAAGAGGGAGGCGGAGTTTCATCTTTAAAGGAGAAG ACAATTGGGCAGAGTTGATGGAAGTCAACCATGATGACAAAGTGGTCACCACTGAACACTTTGACCTTTCCCAGGAAATGGAACGCCTCACTCTGGACCTGATGAAACCTAAAAGCAGGGAGGTTGAGAGGCGGCTCACAAGCCCCGTCATTAACACCAGCCTCGATACTAAAAACATTGCTTTTGAAAG AACTAAATCCGGATTCTGGGGCTGGAGGACAGATAAAGCAGAAGTTGTTAATGGTTACGAAGCAAAG GTTTACACGGTGAACAATGTAAGTGTGATCACCAAAATACGGACAGAACATCTGAccgaggaggaaaaaaaaagatacaaag CCGACAGGAACCCACTGGAATCGCTGCTTGGGACTGTGGAACACCAGTTTGGTGCTCAAGGG GACCTCACGACAGAGTGCGCCACGGCCCACAACCCCACAGCCATCACGCCTGATGAGTACTTCAACGAAGAGTTCGATCTGAAAGACAGGGACATCGGAAGGCCAAAGGAGCTGACGATTAGGACGCAAAA GTTTAAAGCAATGCTATGGATGTGTGAGGAGTTCCCGCTGTCCCTGGTGGAGCAGGTGGTCCCCATCATTGACCTGATGGCCCGCACCAGCGCACATTTTGCCCGGCTGAGAGACTTCATCAAACTGGAGTTCCCGCCCGGATTTCCCATCAAAATAG AAATTCCCTTGTTTCATGTCTTAAATGCACGGATTACATTTGGAAATGTTAATGGCTGTAGCACTGCTGAAGAAACTGTATCTCAACATGTGGAAGGGACCCAGCCTgattcag CTTCCCCTCTCACAAACTTCGAGGTTGATCAGTCTGTGTTTGAAATCCCTGAGTCTTACCATGTCCAAGACAATGGCAGAAATGTGCATCTGCAGGATGAAGATTACGAGATAATGCAGTTTGCCATCCAGCAGAGCTTACTGGAGTCCAGCCGAAGCCAG GAGCTTTCAGGACCAGCTTCTAATGGAGGGATTAGCCAGGCACATGCCTATGACGCCCAGTATGAAAG GGCCATCCAGGAGAGCCTCCTCAGCAGCTCCGAAGGCCTGGGCTCCGGCACCTCCAGTGAGACCAGCCGCTTTGACAGCGACCTGCAGCTAGCCATGGAGCTCTCCGCCAAAGAGCTGGAGGAGCGCGAGCTGCGGCTGCGCGAGGAGGAGGCGGAGCTGCAGCAAGTCCTCCAGCTGTCACTCACCGAGAAATAG